From a single Streptomyces sp. NBC_00377 genomic region:
- the pdxR gene encoding MocR-like pyridoxine biosynthesis transcription factor PdxR codes for MTSSGTNSGRAPGPAAWEVLMPAVSAPPRARGRALQTALRDAVRSGRLAQGTRLPSSRDLAADLGVSRGLVTEAYEQLTAEGYLRSGRGAGTWVSDAVRAARPHARDLAPRTPGARADFVPGTPDLSLFPRAAWAAAQRSVLAGLPHHELGYPDPRGLPGLRTALAGLLARRRGVVADPERVVVVSGVAQATALLGLALHARGMDTVGVEDPGSPRHGALYAAAGVTAVPLALDDEGLAMDALGSSGVRAVVTTPAHQFPTGIAYSARRRAELLDWARSVDGFVVEDDYDGDFRYDRAPVGALQGLDPERVAYTGSVSKSLAPGLRLGWLLVPEALAAEVVERKRTMDLGHPALDQALFARFVEHGDYDRQLRRCQRAYRERRDALVDALREHFPGARVSGIAAGLHVIAELPPRYGPQERFLARAAAAGVEVRALADYTHARAVRDGTVRLVLGYAHVPPERVRDGVRLMAEAVATR; via the coding sequence ATGACGTCATCGGGGACCAATTCCGGCCGGGCGCCCGGACCGGCGGCCTGGGAGGTGCTGATGCCGGCCGTCTCGGCCCCGCCGCGCGCGCGTGGCCGCGCGTTGCAGACCGCGCTGCGGGACGCCGTCCGTTCGGGGCGCCTCGCGCAGGGCACCCGGCTCCCGTCGAGCCGCGACCTCGCCGCCGACCTCGGGGTGTCCCGCGGCCTGGTCACCGAGGCGTACGAGCAGTTGACGGCCGAGGGCTATCTGCGCAGCGGCCGCGGCGCGGGGACCTGGGTGAGCGACGCCGTCCGGGCGGCCCGGCCACACGCGCGGGACCTCGCTCCGCGTACCCCGGGCGCGCGGGCCGACTTCGTGCCGGGCACTCCGGACCTGTCGCTGTTCCCGCGCGCCGCCTGGGCCGCCGCACAGCGCAGCGTGCTCGCCGGACTGCCCCACCACGAGCTCGGCTATCCCGACCCGCGCGGGCTGCCCGGACTGCGCACCGCGCTCGCCGGACTTCTCGCCCGTCGCCGGGGCGTGGTCGCGGATCCGGAGCGTGTCGTGGTCGTGTCCGGGGTGGCCCAGGCGACGGCGCTGCTCGGTCTCGCGCTGCACGCGCGCGGTATGGACACGGTCGGCGTCGAGGACCCCGGGAGCCCCCGGCACGGCGCCCTGTACGCGGCGGCGGGCGTCACCGCCGTTCCCCTGGCGCTGGACGACGAGGGGCTCGCCATGGACGCCCTCGGGTCGTCCGGGGTCCGGGCCGTGGTGACGACGCCCGCGCACCAGTTCCCCACCGGCATCGCGTACTCGGCGCGACGGCGCGCGGAACTGCTCGACTGGGCGCGGTCCGTGGACGGTTTCGTGGTCGAGGACGACTACGACGGCGACTTCCGCTACGACCGTGCCCCCGTCGGCGCGCTCCAGGGCCTGGACCCGGAGCGCGTGGCCTACACCGGATCGGTCAGCAAGTCGCTCGCGCCGGGACTGCGGCTCGGCTGGCTGCTGGTCCCCGAGGCGCTGGCCGCTGAGGTCGTCGAGCGCAAGCGGACCATGGACCTCGGTCATCCCGCCCTCGACCAGGCGCTGTTCGCCCGGTTCGTGGAGCACGGCGACTACGACCGCCAGCTGCGCCGCTGCCAGCGGGCCTACCGTGAGCGCCGGGACGCCCTCGTGGACGCGCTCCGGGAGCACTTCCCCGGGGCGCGGGTGTCCGGGATCGCGGCGGGGCTGCACGTCATCGCCGAGCTCCCCCCGCGGTACGGGCCGCAGGAGCGGTTCCTCGCCAGGGCGGCCGCGGCGGGCGTCGAGGTGCGCGCGCTGGCGGACTACACACACGCGCGTGCCGTGCGGGACGGGACCGTACGTCTCGTCCTCGGCTACGCGCACGTGCCTCCCGAGCGGGTGCGGGACGGCGTACGCCTGATGGCGGAGGCCGTCGCCACCCGGTGA
- a CDS encoding alpha/beta fold hydrolase: MSATVSFTVPSPSGPLPVTVSYARVGKGEPLLLLHGIGHHRQAWDPVVDILATEREVIAVDLPGFGASPPLPDGLAYDLPTTAAVFGAFCEALELDRPHVAGNSLGGLLALELGREKLVRSVTALSPAGFWSQAERRYAFGILMTMRQISRRMPLPLVERMAGTVAGRTALTSTIYARPSRRSPEAVVAETLALARATGFDQTLRAGTTVRFTDDVPGIPVTLGWGTRDWLLVRRQGVRAKRVIPAARLVRLPGCGHCPMSDDPALVARVLLDGSR, translated from the coding sequence ATGTCCGCCACCGTCTCCTTCACGGTCCCCTCCCCCAGCGGCCCGCTGCCGGTCACCGTCTCCTACGCGCGCGTGGGCAAGGGCGAGCCGCTGCTCCTGCTGCACGGCATCGGACACCACCGGCAGGCCTGGGACCCGGTGGTGGACATCCTTGCCACCGAGCGCGAGGTGATCGCCGTGGACCTGCCCGGATTCGGCGCCTCCCCGCCGCTGCCGGACGGACTGGCCTACGACCTGCCCACCACCGCCGCGGTGTTCGGCGCCTTCTGCGAGGCGCTGGAACTCGACCGGCCGCACGTCGCGGGCAACTCCCTCGGCGGTCTGCTCGCCCTGGAACTCGGCCGTGAGAAACTCGTACGGTCCGTCACCGCACTGTCCCCGGCCGGGTTCTGGTCGCAGGCCGAACGGCGCTACGCCTTCGGCATCCTCATGACCATGCGCCAGATCTCGCGCCGGATGCCTCTGCCCCTCGTCGAGCGGATGGCCGGCACGGTGGCCGGCCGTACGGCCCTCACCAGCACCATCTACGCCCGCCCGAGCCGGCGTTCACCCGAGGCCGTGGTCGCCGAGACACTGGCCCTGGCCCGGGCCACCGGATTCGACCAGACCCTGCGGGCCGGCACCACCGTCCGGTTCACCGACGACGTCCCCGGCATCCCGGTCACGCTCGGCTGGGGCACCCGCGACTGGCTGCTCGTACGCCGCCAGGGAGTCCGCGCCAAGCGGGTCATCCCCGCCGCGCGCCTGGTGCGACTGCCCGGCTGCGGTCACTGCCCGATGAGCGACGACCCGGCGCTCGTCGCGCGGGTGCTTCTCGACGGCAGCCGCTGA
- a CDS encoding GntR family transcriptional regulator: protein MGTTQLESVPEPKYWHLKTVLSEALDSEFTVGEILPNERDLAARFGVARATLRQALEQLELEGRLQRRRGVGTTVAPPRMGVAVGTGQQAWPGTGDDAWQAVDCALAVPPAVVATALETARDRSVHVVRRSRVSHGQPVAAELLYVPVTSVPDLTAIDAPTEAARARAVLRELQRLELQGQDSAVELGSARADDARELDRLPGAPVLVVTTRFFAGGRTAALSVATYRADTCRLTFGASGGVEIHHGPERQTS from the coding sequence GTGGGGACCACGCAACTGGAATCGGTACCGGAACCGAAGTACTGGCATCTCAAGACCGTGCTCAGTGAGGCACTCGACTCGGAATTCACCGTCGGCGAGATCCTCCCCAACGAGCGTGACCTGGCGGCCCGCTTCGGCGTCGCCCGCGCCACGCTGCGCCAGGCACTGGAGCAGCTCGAACTCGAGGGCCGTCTCCAGCGCCGCCGCGGCGTCGGCACCACCGTCGCCCCGCCGCGGATGGGAGTCGCCGTCGGCACCGGGCAGCAGGCCTGGCCCGGCACGGGCGACGACGCCTGGCAGGCCGTCGACTGCGCGCTCGCCGTCCCGCCCGCCGTCGTCGCCACCGCCCTGGAGACCGCGCGCGACCGGTCCGTCCACGTCGTGCGCCGCTCGCGGGTCTCACACGGCCAGCCCGTCGCCGCCGAGCTGCTCTACGTCCCCGTGACGTCGGTGCCCGATCTCACCGCGATCGACGCGCCCACCGAAGCGGCACGCGCGCGTGCGGTACTGCGCGAACTCCAGCGGCTGGAGCTCCAGGGCCAGGACAGCGCCGTCGAGCTGGGCTCGGCCCGCGCGGACGACGCCCGGGAACTCGACCGGCTTCCCGGCGCGCCCGTCCTCGTCGTCACCACCCGCTTCTTCGCCGGGGGACGCACCGCGGCACTCTCCGTCGCGACCTACCGCGCGGACACCTGCCGGCTGACGTTCGGCGCGTCAGGGGGCGTGGAAATACACCACGGACCGGAGCGACAGACGTCCTGA
- a CDS encoding ROK family transcriptional regulator, protein MGRLTGGDPSLLRRINSAVVLHALRAADCATLTEITRVTGLSRPTVEGVVEDLIGAGLVVEKAADESVARRQGRPARRFRFRAEAGHLLGLEIGSHRVAALLADLDGRVLGAQAKEVDEAAPADERLERLRTAVAELLRRAGVPRSSLRAVGVATPGIVEADGTVRLGTALPEWTGLRLGERLSRSFKCPVLVENDANAAAVAEHWKGSATESDDVVFVLAGLSPGAGSLIGGRLHRGYGGAAGEIGALHLLGREVTPETLLSMTDEPLHPLDEQAVAEVFAQAREGDEEARAAVDRFIQRLVHDVAALVLALDPELVVVGGWAAGLDGVLEPLRRELARYCLRPPKVALSLLGEAAVATGALRLALDHVEEQLFAVEGTVTARR, encoded by the coding sequence GCTGCGAAGGATCAATTCCGCGGTGGTGCTGCACGCGCTGCGTGCCGCGGACTGCGCGACGCTCACGGAGATCACCCGTGTGACGGGCCTGTCCCGGCCGACCGTCGAGGGGGTCGTCGAGGATCTCATCGGGGCGGGGCTGGTCGTCGAGAAGGCGGCCGACGAGAGCGTGGCCCGGCGGCAGGGGCGGCCCGCGCGCCGGTTCCGGTTCCGGGCGGAGGCCGGGCATCTGCTGGGGCTGGAGATCGGCTCGCACCGGGTGGCCGCGTTGCTGGCCGACCTGGACGGCCGGGTGCTGGGCGCGCAGGCCAAGGAGGTCGACGAGGCGGCGCCGGCGGACGAGCGGCTGGAGCGGCTGCGTACCGCGGTCGCCGAGCTGCTGCGCCGGGCCGGCGTCCCGCGCAGCTCGCTGCGGGCCGTGGGCGTCGCCACGCCGGGCATCGTGGAGGCGGACGGGACGGTGCGGCTGGGCACCGCGCTGCCCGAGTGGACGGGGCTGCGGCTGGGCGAGCGGCTGAGTCGTTCCTTCAAATGTCCGGTGCTGGTGGAGAACGACGCCAACGCGGCGGCCGTGGCCGAGCACTGGAAGGGGTCGGCCACCGAGTCCGACGACGTCGTCTTCGTGCTGGCCGGGCTGAGCCCGGGTGCCGGCTCGCTGATCGGGGGGCGGCTGCACCGGGGGTACGGCGGGGCGGCCGGGGAGATCGGCGCGTTGCACCTGCTGGGCCGTGAGGTGACGCCCGAGACGCTGCTGTCCATGACGGACGAGCCGCTGCATCCGCTGGACGAGCAGGCGGTCGCGGAGGTGTTCGCGCAGGCCCGCGAGGGGGACGAGGAGGCCAGGGCGGCGGTGGACCGGTTCATCCAGCGGCTCGTGCACGACGTGGCCGCGCTGGTCCTGGCGCTCGATCCCGAGCTGGTGGTGGTCGGCGGCTGGGCGGCCGGTCTGGACGGTGTGCTGGAGCCGCTGCGCCGCGAGTTGGCGCGCTACTGTCTGCGGCCGCCGAAGGTGGCCCTGTCGCTGCTCGGTGAGGCGGCGGTGGCGACGGGTGCGCTGCGGCTCGCCCTCGATCACGTCGAGGAGCAGCTGTTCGCGGTCGAGGGAACGGTGACGGCGCGGCGCTGA